The Saprospiraceae bacterium genome includes a window with the following:
- a CDS encoding methyltransferase — protein sequence MTENEKNSKLIFIKTVVNHSINHDSFKITLSKPRDKDAKVVNVYIKPSLIKGEIMYSFTYRYAIRDEVKNYKQDQLEDMIRELLNIHFYNAVLLHETKELTLLQNNKGKASLVSKYLKSKVEVEITHDHQKIRYIDAGAVWLKDLGIAGADGKILDKAQDKYKQINRYIELLDHLLSGEDVGDVINIADMGSGKGYLTFALYDFLVNYKNWRVKITGYELREDLATMCYNIAMKNDFIGLYFQQKSIEDISLSNVDMVIALHACDIATDMAIAKGIQADARFIVVAPCCHKQVRLAMKHSNQLTPILKYGILEERQSELLTDGIRSLMLEAYGYKTQVIEFVSQEHTAKNIMITAVKKSGFDASYIEKVDAVRKLFGIDYHHLQKMMDDWENNKRH from the coding sequence ATGACAGAAAATGAAAAAAACAGTAAATTGATTTTTATAAAAACTGTTGTAAATCATTCCATCAATCATGATTCCTTTAAAATAACTCTATCCAAACCCAGAGATAAAGATGCCAAAGTAGTCAATGTATATATCAAGCCATCACTTATCAAAGGAGAAATAATGTATTCATTTACATATAGATACGCTATCAGGGATGAAGTAAAAAATTATAAACAGGATCAGCTTGAAGACATGATCAGAGAACTGTTGAATATCCACTTTTATAACGCAGTACTACTTCATGAGACTAAAGAGCTTACCCTTTTGCAAAACAATAAAGGCAAAGCTTCTCTGGTATCCAAATACTTAAAATCCAAAGTAGAAGTTGAAATCACTCATGATCATCAAAAGATAAGATACATAGATGCGGGTGCAGTCTGGCTCAAAGACCTTGGCATAGCAGGTGCTGATGGCAAGATTTTGGATAAAGCTCAGGACAAATATAAACAAATCAACAGATACATTGAATTATTGGATCATTTGCTATCAGGAGAAGATGTAGGGGATGTTATCAATATTGCAGATATGGGCAGTGGTAAAGGTTATTTGACTTTTGCATTGTACGATTTTCTGGTCAATTACAAAAACTGGCGTGTAAAGATAACAGGATATGAATTGCGTGAAGACTTAGCCACAATGTGTTATAATATTGCTATGAAAAACGACTTTATTGGCTTATATTTTCAACAAAAAAGTATAGAAGATATATCACTTTCAAATGTAGATATGGTCATTGCACTCCACGCATGCGACATAGCTACAGATATGGCCATTGCTAAAGGAATACAGGCTGATGCCCGATTCATTGTGGTAGCACCTTGCTGCCATAAACAAGTTAGACTGGCTATGAAACACAGCAATCAGTTGACACCCATTTTAAAGTACGGAATTCTGGAAGAAAGACAATCTGAATTACTGACGGACGGTATCAGATCACTCATGCTGGAAGCCTATGGTTACAAGACACAAGTGATAGAGTTTGTATCGCAGGAACATACAGCAAAAAACATCATGATCACAGCAGTAAAAAAATCAGGTTTTGATGCTTCATATATTGAAAAGGTAGATGCAGTGAGAAAGTTATTCGGCATTGATTATCACCACCTTCAGAAGATGATGGATGATTGGGAAAATAACAAAAGGCACTAA
- a CDS encoding S9 family peptidase: protein MRILFLLLTFVTLFMSCKNTNENIAPKTVKQYTIEQFYKNIRINGGFWSTDESKLLVSSDESGIFNLYQINISDGTKKQITKSDKESFFAAGYVPGTEQMLYLADKGGDELDHIYLLNTDGTTKDLTPDPKEKADLLNWSQDKKTMYYISNKRNPQFFDIYKTSVSDWKSVIHFQNNDGMEVSGISGDGNLIALQKSITTSENQLYFYNVGTKEMKEISDPVAKGNYNASGFSKDGQFLDYITNANTEFAFLVRYNIATGEKTKIYETKWDVMYSYNSENEKYRVIGINEDGKNSLKIKDNKSGKDIEFPEIPDGDIMAVNISDSEKWMRLTVGTSKSPNNIYVYKFETKVLKKLSETLNPEISGDDLVGAEVVRYKSFDGLEIPAIYYKPHNASPNTKVPALVWVHGGPGGQSRVGYSSFIQYLVNNGYAVLAVNNRGSSGYGQSFYKMDDKNHGDKDLKDCIWGKKWLQAQDYVDPEKIGIIGGSYGGYMTMAAMSFSPDEFKVGVNIFGVTNWLRTLKSIPPYWESFRKALYDELGDPTTVDSVRLYNISPLFHAKNVKNPVMVLQGSNDPRVLQVESDEIVEAVKKNNVPIEYIVFPDEGHGFVKKENEIKGYGSVLAFLDKHLKGNGKLKD, encoded by the coding sequence ATGAGAATATTATTCCTTCTTTTGACATTTGTCACCCTGTTCATGTCATGCAAGAACACCAATGAAAACATCGCACCTAAAACAGTAAAACAATACACCATAGAACAATTCTATAAAAATATCAGGATCAATGGTGGGTTTTGGTCTACTGATGAATCAAAATTGCTTGTATCAAGTGACGAGTCTGGAATCTTTAACTTGTATCAGATCAATATCTCTGATGGTACAAAAAAACAAATTACAAAATCTGACAAAGAATCCTTTTTTGCTGCAGGTTATGTGCCCGGTACTGAACAAATGCTTTATTTGGCAGATAAAGGTGGTGACGAACTAGATCACATTTATTTATTAAATACGGATGGTACGACAAAAGACCTCACACCAGATCCAAAAGAAAAAGCAGATCTGCTCAACTGGAGTCAGGATAAAAAAACTATGTATTATATTTCCAATAAAAGAAATCCCCAGTTTTTTGACATTTATAAAACTTCTGTAAGTGACTGGAAATCTGTCATACATTTTCAGAATAATGACGGTATGGAAGTTTCCGGAATTTCAGGTGACGGAAATCTGATTGCTCTTCAAAAAAGTATCACCACCAGTGAAAATCAATTGTATTTTTATAATGTTGGAACAAAAGAAATGAAAGAAATTTCGGATCCGGTTGCCAAAGGCAATTATAATGCTTCTGGTTTTAGCAAAGATGGGCAATTCCTGGATTATATCACGAATGCCAATACGGAATTTGCATTTCTGGTCAGATATAATATCGCCACTGGTGAAAAAACTAAAATCTATGAGACAAAATGGGATGTCATGTACAGCTACAACAGTGAAAATGAAAAGTACAGAGTCATAGGTATCAATGAAGATGGAAAAAACAGCCTCAAAATTAAAGATAATAAATCAGGAAAAGACATAGAATTCCCCGAGATACCTGATGGAGATATCATGGCTGTCAACATTTCTGACAGCGAAAAATGGATGCGCTTGACAGTAGGTACTTCCAAATCTCCCAACAATATTTATGTATACAAGTTTGAAACCAAAGTCCTTAAAAAACTCTCTGAAACCCTCAATCCTGAAATAAGTGGTGATGATTTAGTTGGTGCAGAAGTAGTTCGTTACAAATCATTTGACGGACTAGAAATTCCTGCAATATATTATAAACCGCATAATGCATCACCAAATACCAAAGTGCCTGCGCTTGTTTGGGTTCATGGAGGACCTGGTGGCCAGTCTCGAGTGGGATATTCTTCTTTTATCCAATATCTGGTCAACAACGGCTATGCTGTACTGGCAGTTAACAATAGAGGCAGTAGTGGTTACGGGCAATCATTTTATAAGATGGATGACAAAAATCATGGAGATAAAGACCTGAAAGATTGTATTTGGGGTAAGAAGTGGCTTCAGGCACAAGATTATGTAGATCCTGAAAAAATTGGAATCATAGGAGGAAGTTACGGAGGCTATATGACTATGGCAGCTATGTCATTTTCTCCTGATGAGTTTAAAGTAGGTGTCAATATCTTTGGTGTGACCAATTGGCTGCGCACACTAAAATCCATTCCACCTTATTGGGAATCGTTCCGTAAAGCTTTATACGACGAACTCGGTGATCCCACTACGGTTGATTCAGTTCGCCTTTACAATATATCTCCATTGTTCCATGCGAAAAATGTCAAAAATCCTGTGATGGTATTGCAAGGTTCTAATGATCCCAGGGTGCTGCAGGTGGAGTCAGATGAAATAGTAGAAGCTGTTAAAAAGAATAATGTTCCAATAGAGTACATCGTCTTTCCTGATGAAGGGCATGGTTTTGTGAAAAAAGAGAATGAGATAAAAGGGTATGGAAGTGTTCTTGCTTTTTTAGATAAACACCTTAAAGGAAACGGCAAACTAAAAGATTAA